Genomic segment of Myxococcus stipitatus:
GCGTGCTCGCCTGGGCCGAGGCGACGAAGACGGGCGACGTCTCGGAGCTGGCCTTCATCCCGCAGGCGCAAGTCTGGTCGCGTTTCTCGGTCGGCTCTGAGGAGTGCAAGGGCGACGGCTGCCCGTTCCGCGACGACTGCTTCGCCGAGCGCGCAAAGGGCATCGCGCAGGGCGCGGACATCGTCGTCACGAACTACCACATGCTGTTCGCGCACCTCGCCGTGCGTGAAGCGACGGGCCAGGACCTCGTGCTGCCCGCCTTCGACCTGCTCGTGCTCGACGAGGCGCACGAGGCCGCGGAGATCGCCCGCGAGTTCTTCGGCTTCACCCTCTCCGAGCACACGCTCGGGCGGCTCGCGTCGGCCGCCGCCGACCTCGGGGACAAGCAGCTCGCCGGGGAGCTTCGCCAGGAGGCGCAGCGGCTCTTCACGACTCTCGCCGACTATGCCCGCTCGTCCCGGTACAAGAAGCGGCTCAAGGCGCCTGGCTTTGCCTCGGACGCGGGCGTCCAGCGCGCCCTCGGCAAGCTCGTGGCGCTCGCCACGGCGCGCGCCGAGGACGAGCTCGCGGACCGGAAGGAGCGCGCCACCGCCCGCAACGTGGCGAAGAACGCCGCGGTCGCGAGCGCGCGGCTCACCGAGGGACTCCTCCAGACCGACGCCGGCAAGGTCTACTGGCTCGACGTCGACAACAAGGGGCGCGCGAAGCTCCGCAGCAAGCCCATCGATGTGAGCGCGCTGCTCCGCGAGGAGCTGTTCGCGCGCTGCCCCTCGGTGTCGCTGGTGTCGGCGACGCTCACCACCTCAGGCACCTTCGACTTCGTTCGGCGCGAGGTCGGCGTGCCCGAAGGCGCGCTCGAGGTCATCGCCGAGACGCCGTTCGACTTCCAGTCGCAGGCGCTGCTCGTCGTGCCGGAGAGGCTACCGGACCCGCGCGATGCCGACTTCGTCGACGCGGCCGCGCGCGTCTTCCAGCAGGTGGTCGACGCCTGCGACGGGCGCACGCTCGGCCTCTTCACGTCGTACCGGAACCTCAACGCCGTCCACGAGCGCATCGACGGAGGCCGCCACCGCGTGCTGCGCCAGGGCGACCTCCCGCGCGCCGAGCTCACGCGCCTCTTCAAGGAGGACACGGGCTCCATCCTGCTCG
This window contains:
- a CDS encoding ATP-dependent DNA helicase → MNDYLSEVFGDGGLFASRFPGYEMREGQVALARMVDEAMRGGRHALGEGPCGTGKSVAYSVPAVWHAHHDKKRVVIATANIALQEQLVRKDLPMLASVLPWPFTFALLKGRNNYLCLDRMAESEARGELRGLYYDEQQRQVDGVLAWAEATKTGDVSELAFIPQAQVWSRFSVGSEECKGDGCPFRDDCFAERAKGIAQGADIVVTNYHMLFAHLAVREATGQDLVLPAFDLLVLDEAHEAAEIAREFFGFTLSEHTLGRLASAAADLGDKQLAGELRQEAQRLFTTLADYARSSRYKKRLKAPGFASDAGVQRALGKLVALATARAEDELADRKERATARNVAKNAAVASARLTEGLLQTDAGKVYWLDVDNKGRAKLRSKPIDVSALLREELFARCPSVSLVSATLTTSGTFDFVRREVGVPEGALEVIAETPFDFQSQALLVVPERLPDPRDADFVDAAARVFQQVVDACDGRTLGLFTSYRNLNAVHERIDGGRHRVLRQGDLPRAELTRLFKEDTGSILLGTESFWTGIDVAGEALTGLVIDKLPFPPPDDPVIDAICERDPRAFDNYLVPLAIIALRQGVGRLIRCKTDVGVAVILDKRIAEKGYGRKFLKSLPPMLSTRRVENISRFLKEAAYARAS